Sequence from the Colletotrichum higginsianum IMI 349063 chromosome 6, whole genome shotgun sequence genome:
AACTCTCCGAGGGTCTTGATCATCACGTCGTTGGCCTCGTCAACCTccttctgctcctcgagAGACGAGCAGTCAATGTGCCAGATagcgacgtcgtcgtcattgGCGCCCGTGATGTAGTACTGTCTGTTGTTGTAGGTCGTCACTGCTGACGACAGGACCTTGCCCTCATGTGCCTTCCAGCGTGCGACACATTGGTACTTCTGGCTGATGTTGGCAGCCCGTTTGTCTTGGTACTTTCCATAGTGAGCGGTCGTGTGTTTCTGAATGTCGTCAGCAGGGAACAGTGAGAACGATACAAAGGGGAACATACGCTCGCAGAGCCAGACCGCGAAGCACTGAGAAGGTAGCCCCAGCTCATTTGCAGGGTCATGACGTCTCCCCTGTGCCCCTTGATCACCCTCAACTTGGATTTCGTGTCGAGGTCCCAAAGCTCAATAACCCCCTGAAGCTTGCCGGCGTACAGAAACGAGCCGTCAATGGCAAGAGACATGACGGAttcggcgtcatcggcgccaaGCGACATGAGCTCCTGCAAGCCCGGCTCACGATCATTTTCGGCCGCCTGGTCGTCTCCTTCGGCGCCCAGCTTCCAAAGCTTGATTGTGCCGTCGCCTCCGCCCGAAATAAGCACCTCCTCATCGGGTTCCACCAGAACGGTCGGGCCCTTGGCCATGAGCATCGAGTAGACGTAGCCGTAGTGAGCGAACATCTGCAGAGCGCCCGGGTGTATCTCGACAACCTTCTCGGAGCGCGGGATCAGGGCCCATCTTTCGTCGTTGCGGCGCGGGGTCgaggtgccgccgacggctcgCGAGTCAAAGAAGCGGTGGTTCCGGCGGTCAGGATGCTGGGACGAGTCGTGAGTCACGCGGTTGTTGGGATCCGTCAGGCTGACCCATTGGATCGAGGTGTTCTGGGCGCCGACGTAGACAGTGTCGTGCTGGGCGCTGTAGGCGACGGAGAAGATGTCGCCAACGTCGTAGGTGCTGTAGATCTCATACAGGCGATTCATGGTCTTGGGGCACCAGACGTTGATGATGGGGTCGCCGGCGCTCGAGAACAGCATAGAGCCGTCGGGGGTCAGGTACAGGCTTAGGACGCTGCGTTTGTGGGCCTGGACGATACGCTCCTGGTGGAAGGTAGCCAGCGACCACACAACAATCTCGCCATCTTGGGTGCCGGCATATATGCGTTCGTTCTCGGCGCTGACGGCAAGGGCGAGCACGGAACTGTCGTGCTTGAGGTTGTGCAGGAGTTCGGGGGCGACCTGGGGGCAGTCCTCCGTGTCGCTCAGGGTCGTTGAAAGGTCCGAGGGCGCGATGACCGAGGGCATTGTGTCTTCTGTCGCGCGGGAGGCGGGCTCGTCAGTCTCGTGGCTCTCTCAGGGCGGGAGAATGCAACGGGTAACGGGTAACGGATAACGGGCAGCGGCTGGACCGGACGAGAGCAGAGGAATGGGCTGCTCAAGGTAGAGAGATGGTTCCGGATCGGCTGAGACAatggaaaggggaggggagggaggaggagaggggaggagaggagagggagaggtgGAGGAGTGGCTGACCGTGACGCATTTCcaagagaggaggagaggaagataGAGGCGAGAGTCAATGTGCAAggcaagacaagacaagaccgACGGGTGCGGTATCGCAACAGAAAAATGGCGAATGACGAAATGCGCTAAGAGGGAAAGACAGCACTCGACAGTGGACACTCCCTGGCGTGGATCCCCCGGAACTGCCAAACTTTTGGGTTTTGGGGGGTGGATCTCCTCTGCAGTTCTAAGGGCTCTAGCTCCCGCGCCTCCCAGGTCCACTGCTGTATTTTCAGGGGCAGTTGGCTGTCATGCTTTACCtgcttctctctccctctcccactGGCTTGTTTTCtgtccctctcttcctcttcatcctgTTTTGAACACCTGTAACACTTGTCACACTGGTTACAATCTTGTCCCCTTAGGGAgtgaagagggaggaggggaaaaaCTCTTGGTTGAAGGGCAGGATAGATAGATGAAACGGCTTATACagatggaagaagaagaaaaaaggaagaggGCTCACCATCTTCGTATTCCTCAGAGGACTCGGATCCGACCGATAACTCAGTCAGCTCCTCTTGGATTTTGCGGCATCCCTCGcagtcgtcctcgcccgGGGCGTGGTCTCCCGACTTGTACACCACCGCCATCGCTTCTCAAAAGACGACGCGGCACACGACGACGATAGCGATGTCCGCAGCTATGCTTCCGAGCAAAAAGGGGGTCCGCAGCGGCTGCTAAGTTGAATCCGCTTCGATGTCGGGGTAAAAGCCAGCCCAACGAGAGCGGGCCAACGGCGGGTGGATAGAGAGCCTTTTGTCTATTTGTACGGGACGGCGGTCTCGATGGCTTTGAACTTTCCTGGGTCCCTCACCGCTTTATGACGCAACACTCGGAGGGATGGTATCATTCGCAGGTTACGACAATCGTCTTGGTTGTTGGTATGAGGCGGTATTTGAGAAACGAGATTGCTtgaagaaaaggaagaatGGCTGCCCCGGCGGGACATACGAGCCCCAGCCCAAGGGGGACGACGTCCGTAAAAATGCCAAAAGGGGGCCCGAGATCGGGTTGCGTGATTGCACATCTTCTCTCGTATTACAGACAGATACATATGCCCGTTCGCTTCGCATTGTGCCTCTCCGGGCCGCCAAGCTCCCACCTGAATCTCTACCGAACCCCTCGCTCTGTCTCTCCCATCCACTCGATGGAGAGGGGCCGGCCGCCTGATCTAGTCGGGGGGAGCCACCTGGCTGAGACAGCCCTCGGAAAGCTCGCCGAATCTCCCTGGGGGAAGGGCAATTTGGTGTGAGATGCGAGGATTGGGGAGGGCCTCAACACCCGCGTAGCTCACCGCAAGATGGTGTGCTGAGCTGGGAGCTTCTTTGCAGTAAGGTGGCATAAATCCTCCCAATCTAGGGTGCGTATGGTGATCCTCCGAAGACCCTGTCAGCTGCCCtgttgggggggaggagtgACCGCTGACCACTGCCACTGACGAAAACGGTGCGCCGGTGAGCGGCGCGTTTGATAGCATGGGTGTTATCAGCCGCCTACTGTTTGTGTCGTCATGTcacaaaaggtgttagtGACTCCGTGCGTCTCTTCTATTCTTGATACTTGTCGCTCTTTTGCCCGCAGACCACTCGGCAGAAGTCCGCCGGAAGCCgtccatcatcctcatcctcagATTAATCCTATAGTACAGCACAGAGCAAGGAGATGGACATCTGGAGAAATTGCCGGAGAATCGGTGGGTCGTCCCTCTTGCTGAAATTAGGTATGACTCGGATTCCGCCTTTACTCCCTGGGAATTCGTCGTTGGCCAAATATCTCACTGCACGAAGGAGGCAATTGTCTTAACGCGATGGACCTGCCTCGCTTCTTCTTGTAAAGATAACACCGGGCATGTCAGTAACATCAATCCAACAACTTCTCGACCCCGGCGGCCGTGTGGGGTCGCCAAAGCGGCGTTGGACTTGGCCGGATAAGGGTGCATCGGGCCCTGGAGCTGTGTGGACCATAAACTTGCGAATCCACCAGGAAATGGCCAATGGAAGAGCCCGAATGCAACCATCTTCCGTTGTAAGGCTGCCTGTATCAGTTGTAGGATCCGGTAGCCGATCTCACCCGGGCGACTCAATGTCCAGACAATACCAGATACCTGACCGCATCCAGGAAGCCGTGGAAGTTTCTCATCACGATACACAGGAAGCATCCGTACAACCGGACCGGGCTCATCAACACATTGACGCATCGATATCAAGCACAGTGCACCAGCAATCGAGCGGCATGGAGGGCACGCCACCGAACCCCGGCAAGGTCGTTTGTCCTTTAGAGCGGCCACCCGCGATGACTGGCAGGTCCGTCTTTTTCGCCGGCACAACGAGCAAAGGAGACTGGCGCAAACATCTCGCCGACTCCATCTCCCATCTCCCGGTGACTGTCTTCAACCCTTTCCGCCCGGACTGGGACAGCACCTGGAGGGAAGACGTCTCGGATGCGAGGTTCAAAGGCCAGGTCGAGTGGGAGCTCGAGATGCAAGAGAGGGCCGACATCATCGTCGTTTACTTCGAGCCAGACACCGAGGCGCACATCAGCCTGCTCGAGCTGGGTCTATGTGCTCGGTCTGGCAAGGCCATCGTCGCGTGCTCCGAGGGATACAAGAAACGAGGGAACGTCCAGGTCGTGTGTGCGAGGTATGGCATTCCGCTGGTTGACAGCTACGATGCTTTGCGAGAGAGGCTGGTCAGCGAGCTGCAGGGGGCTAGCATCAATTCCAAGACTCGATGAGATTCGGACAGGTTAGATGATGGATGGAACAAAATTCAGGGAGAGAGGAAATGTCACTCATTCAACGGGTTGGAAAGGGCCACCATGCGCTATGGGAGAATGGATCCACACTGTGTGATTAGGCATGGACCTGCTTCGATGGTTCTCGGGCCGAGAGTAAATCCGAATGACCCCTCGTTCCTTCTCTCCATCCGTCCTTCCCTCTAGGATTCAATCCGCGCTGGGCTTTGCCCCCCCACTTACCCAATCAGACATGGTTCGCAGCGATCCAAATAACCAAGCGCTTCGAACTTCGCCAGCCAACTTCTCGTGCGTTTGCTCCATATCCCATAGTATTGCCGCAGTGGACTTCTGGAAGAATCATTCAACTCTTTGCCACGATATCTGTTCAACTTATCCCTAATCAAGATGGACGACCAATTCGGAGGCCGCACGGATGACGatctcttcttcgacgacTTTGAACCTGTGAGCGATTCCCAGGTTGTCGAGACCGTCGCCATcgcagctcctcctcccgctgcccctcccgccgccgtcgccacaCCCCCCGCCGAGGCTCCCAAACCTGAACCAGTCGCTCCGAAGACTGTCGAGCAACCCCCTCCCAAACAGCAACCCGCCGCGAAACGACCGCCTACCGCACCTAGGGGCGGGCTGGCCAACTCGAGGTTCGCTGACAAGCCCGCCGCTGCCCCGCGTTCACCCCGCCACCCAGCACCCGCCGCCCCAGCACCCGCGTCAACACCTCCGATCACGAAGACGCCGACTCCTCAACCGCCCACTGGTCCCGCCGCGCAAACCGCGACAGCGCCCACGACACCAGCCGCGCCCGCTACCGCAGCAAGCGCTTCGCCCACTGCCACAGTCAAGAGCGCATCGCCCGCACCGAACCCGCCGCAGAACGCTCCCACGGGCCCAGCCGCCGGCACTACCACCGGCAGCGCGACCCCCGGCGCAAACACGGCCCTCAATGCCGCCGCGCGCCTGGGGTCCGGCGCGAACCCGCGGACCAAGCTCACCGAGTCGGAGCTGGCCGCCAAGATGGAGCAGATGCGCATCCTCAATGCCGAGAAGACACGCAAgttcgagcaggccgagcagGACGAGCGCAGCCACGCCGAGGCTTACGCGCGCGGCatggaggcggcgcggcAGCGCAGAaagctcgacgaggagaggcggcggcggagcgaGGAAGAGCGCAAGCGCATGGACGACGAGCGCGCCAAGAACAGGGAGCGAAAGCTCAAGGCCATGAGCATGAAGGAAGGCGGCTGGGACGAAGGCAAAGACGCGCTCgcccaggaggaggagaagcgggGCTTCCgcggcgccaacggcggcgtTCGCGGCACCAGATCCGGCGCGGGGCTTTCTGGGAGCAGGTTCGCTCGCGAGGACGATGCCGGTGGAGATCGgtacggcggcgccggcgaggaccgCAGAGGTGGCCGCGGACGTGGTCGGGGTCGCGGTCAGGGACGTGGTGGgcggggcggccgaggcggcgagtACGAACGCGACCACCCCGCAGCGTCCAACGGCGCGCAGGAGACCAAgcccatcaccgccgccgccgcgaagcCCGCCGCACCGGCACCCCTTATCAGCACCGACGAGTTCCCCGCCCTGCCCGGCAAGACGACGAGCGGCGATGTGTCGCCGCCTGTACTGTCGCCCCTCGGCAGGTGGGATGACGAGATGGAGGCGTTCGACGCCAAGCTCAAGagcgctgctgctgctggcgctgcGAAATAAAGCATGCGTACGGCCAGGGTTTTGTTTTCGCGAGGCGCGGAGATGGGTTTGGATCACATTGGATCACAAAACAAGCGACGATGCATTTCTTTTGGATGCCGCGACGGACGAGAAAATGAGTAGGACTTTTTTTAGGGGGTTTATTATAATTCGCTTCCGAGCATGGTCCCCCCCAACCCCAACATTTTGGATAGGCGCACCTGGGCGTCGAAATGTAAAAGGGCGCTCCCCCATCGTCGACGTAAGTATATGGAAGTTGTCCGGGCCTCGTCGCCTATCGACTGAGGCCAAATACACCATTGCCAACAAGCACCCGGTAATCTTCGTCTCCCACCATGCGCGTATGTTGAACTCATTTGACCAGCGCCGGGTCGCCCTCGGATGGCGTGATCGAGTCCTAAAAGACTTAGTATGAAGCAAACGGAACTCCGGTGGTTCGTCACCCACGTTTTGCATTCTGTTCGAGTAGATGCTGGAGACCATGCCCTTGAGGTGGCGGATCTGGGGCTTGGTCGTCGTCCGCTGAGGTGATTGTGCCAGTCGTGGGTATTTGGAATTCACCCTGGCTCGAGATAGGTAGGGATACGTAGGAAAACGTCGCGACGATTCCTCACTTCCGGCCCTTGATGTGGACGGTTTGTCGGCAGAggcgtcgtcttcgatgTCGTTCTAGTTGCGGCCTCCTCACAAGCCTACCATCCGCCACGGTATCCCCTGCCGCCCCTCCCGCGGtaaccgccgccgcttctgGGACCCCTGGGCCCGCCGGGCCCCATGCCGTCATCCTCAACCGGCGCCCGCTGGCGGTGGCGCATGTCTTTGGGAAACGCGTCAAACGTCTTGCGCATCTGCGCGTAGCCCAGGTGCATCTTTCCGTAAAAGTGGTCCGCCAGGCGGCGATCGTTATCAAGCCTGCTGAGGTAGGCGCCGCACACGTCGCAGACCTGGAGCTTCTGGTGGCCCGAGGGGCCCGAGGTGTCGGAGAGGGccttgagctccttctcGCGGTCGACCTTCGTCTGCTGCGCCTGTCGCACGCGGTAGAACTCGTCGATGGCGCGGGACACCTCACCCATCTCGCCCAGaatctcgacctcgagggtACCGTTGTGGATGGTGGAGCCAAATTCCGATATGCTTTTCAGCTAGAACATAGTTAGCTAATGTGACGGGATGGGCTACGAGAAGAATAAAGCATTGAGCGGCGTACCAGAGCGTTTGTCTGACGAATTTCGTCGGGTGTCTTCTCAAGCCTGCGCTGCGCCGAGTCTATCCTCCTGTTGCAGTCGTCGATGTACTTCTGGAGGTCGCGCATGTAGTCGTACTCGAAGCCGTacttctgcttctccttgtcTGACAACCCCTCGTACTCGGCCTTGAGAGCCTCCGAATGCTGCTTCGGGCACGGACCAAGGTCCTGCTTGGTGTTTGTGAAGAGGTCGTGGGGACATGTGCCGACGATGAACGACCTGCAAACTTTGGGGTCTGTCATGGAGAGCGAGGCGCCACGGCTGCTGGCCGAGCCGCCCATGAGCTGCTCGAGCAGCTTTCTCTGTTCCGCGGCCATTGTGTGTCGTGGAGGAAGTACCGGGGATCGTGATGCGTCGGTATTGATAATGGCCGTGCTACGTCGTCGATCGTGGTGCGTTTCGTGGGGGAGAATTGGGTGCTTTGGCGTTGGGATGTGAAGAATCTCTCAAAAGTTTAGACTTGGGCGAAGAAAGCGTGTCGCGCGCACGCGGAATGGGCCACAGGTCCGAGTCGGAGTGGACCCACGGGGCGGAAAGTGGAGAGCTGCACAAGGTCGATTACGTAAGGCTAATTATGCCAGTGTCCACcgccttcctcgacatcTCCAAGCGACCCTCGCGACCGCGGCTCCCACTTGCACTCCTAGGGGACCATCCATGCGCTGCTGTGCAGGGGAGAGAGCGAAAGCAGCAGACGTCACTTTCGTTCTCTTCTTTTCGGCCGCGTCAAGATGCGCCGTTTCCTGGTCATCGTTCTTGCCTCCTTCCTGGCGTCCTTCGGCCTGGCCGCGGATTACCACGAACAGCTCAACCTCCGGCCGCTGCCCCTTTCCGCGTTGCTCGCGAGCTTCAACTTTCGGTCCAACACGTCGCTTTCCGATTTCGAGTCGCAGAACTTCCGATACTTTCCCCGGTCGCTCGGCCAGATATTGCAATATGCCGGCACGCGGGAGTTGCACCTGAGATTCAGCTTGGGACGGTGGGACTCCGAGAGTTGGGGGAGTCGGCCGTGGGATGGTCAGCGCGAGGGCGGGACGGGCGTAGAGCTGTGGGCATGGCTCGAagccgagacggacgaggagtaTGGCACGATTCTCTGGTTTTCAGCATGGTCGAAATACTAATCGTTTCGCAGGGCCGATCAGAAGTGGTTGACGCTCACCAATGCACTCTCGGGTCTCTTCTGCGCATCGCTTAACTTCGTCGACGGAACCCGCACCACCCGACCCGTCATGTCATTTCAACCCGAGGGCGACCACCCCGAGGCCTCTATTCCCAACATGCAGCTCCTGCACGGCGTTCTCCCGAAAGAGGTGGTCTGCACAGAGAATCTGACTCCTTTCCTGAAGCTGCTCCCCTGCAAAGGAAAGGCTGGCATCTCGAGTCTCCTGGACGGTCACAAGCTCTTCGACTCCTCGTTCCAGAGCATGGCCATTGACATCAAGCCCGTGTGCCCCCAGGGCAAGGAGTGCATTCTGCAGATTGAACAGACCATCGACATGGTTCTCGACATTGATCGATCGAAACGCCCGAGAGATAACCCGAttcctcgcccgccgccagcgcaCGAGCTTAAGTGCGACACCACGAAACCCTACCACTCCGATGACACGTGTTATCCGCTTGGCCTCACCACCGGTCAAGAATGGACGCTGTTCCAGCTGTTTGGCAAGTCGATCAAGGGAACATGCCCCTTGACAGACGACGATGTGCCCCCAGTGTGCATCGAAGTCCCTCACTCGAGAGGCGTCTTCACCTCTGGCGGCGCTACCGAGATCCTGAACCCGAACGGCGTATCGCGATGCTTCAAGATTGGTTCAGAGTCGGAGCTCGAGATCGTCCTCCCTCTCGAGGACAAGGAAGGTCAGGATCCGACCAAGGAACTCGTCGAGCCGCCGACACCTCTCATCTATGCCGAGCGCAGTTTCACTGGACACGGGCAAGAGCATGGCGGCATGCAGGCCATCCTCACGAACCCGAGCAAGGATACCGAGGTTGAGTTCATCTATATGGAATCTCTGCCGTGGTTTATGAGGGTCTACCTCCACACTTTGAACGCTCGCATTGAGGGATCCACCGGTTCGCAGCCGTCCATCGTCGAGGACATATATTATCGCCCAGCCGTCGACCGTGCCAGAGGCACCCAGCTCGAGCTGCGCATGCGGATCCCTCCCGCCTCGACCGTTTTCCTTACTTACGATTTCGAGAAGTCAATCTTGCGTTATACCGAATACCCCCCCGACGCCAACCGCGGCTTCGACATTGCTGCGGCTGTCATTACCACGCTGAGCCCGCGTACGCAGAGCACGCGCACCACGACCCTGCTGCTGAATCTTCCCACACCAGACTTCAGCATGCCATACAATGTCATCATCTTCACCTCAACggccatcgccctcgccttcggcGGGATGTATAACATCCTAGTTCGCAGGCTGGTTGGCGCGGACGAAGGTCCCAGTCCGGTGCTCAAGGCCAAGATTGGCGCACTTTTGGGAAAGCTCAAAGGGTTGCTCTCCAGAAAATAGAAAGTCATGTTTATGTTTTCCGCGCAAAGGTTGTGTTCTCGCTACTTGCAACAAGCATCGGGTGACTTTGCCATATGTTTCGGCAGGCTTGTGTTCCGTTTCACGTAGATGTTCTAGGTCCCGACCCAGAGCCCCTGTGTTATCCCGTGCAAGATGAGTGAGCCTGAACGTGAATGCCGGAGAGTGAACAGCTATGACCCGCTATGCGACCACAAGCACGGATGAGCTCACGCGTAGCGTCACGTTTCTATCCGCTGCCATCCCTTGTAATGAGATCTCAGGAGACGGTTAGATGCATCACACGTATAAGCCTCGCGGATGAATGGAACAGTCGATGAAGCCCGTGCAACCCAATCTCGCATGCGTCCATGATTTCTGAGGGTCATCATGTCTCTCGACTTTCGGGCCGGTCTGCAGATCAAGGGTATTTATTTGATCACTGTCGCCTGCCGGTTTCCTGATACAGGTATATGGAGAACCTCGCCACGCTCGTGTCTTTCAAGGTCGCTCAAGACGGGTAGCATGACCCAACATGATTTGATAACGCTTCCCAGCCGATGTCTTACACGGATGCTGTGGACATCGGTGGGAACGTGCGGACTGCCACGGGGTGCACCCTTCTGCGAGATTGCTATGGAACGCTGATTCTTGTCGTCATACAGGTACAGGTCACAGCCATTAGATAGAGTGCGGTGAAGGCAAGatcgtcggcttcggccaaGACATGCTGGTCTGTTTTCCGAGTCTGGATGTCGGACTTAGTCGAGCTGAAAAGAAAATGCAAACAAAAGGCGGCGAGCCGTCTGCTTGCTCCTGGGCCCCAGCATCATGATGAGCCTTTTTGGTCCACCCGGCTCCCGCAACATACAAGCTCTGGAGGCAGTGATCTCTCTCCAAGCTCGCCGGACGCGTAGAACGACCCTTCTTCCGAGGTCACGTTTGCCAGACGTGCGGGCCTTTTATGTTTGTCTCTCCATGGGTGTTGGACGAGGCGAGAACTGCAGGCTCCCTCGCGGCCGGCATCGCACATGGATGTTCAGCCACAGGAACCCGGGCCGGGATCAAGAGGCAGACAGCGGCCTGGCGGGGTGGTGTCTCGCATTCTCATATGAAggcccgaggacgacggccggtTTCCCTGAAGCCAACTTCTCATCCTCATCGTGATTGAGCACAGAGGAAAGGACGACAACTGAATTTGGCCCATCATGTTGCTGAGAAACGCCGTCTCGATCCTCTCCCTGGCCGGCGCCAGCTTTGCTCGGTTCGGACACACGGCGGAACACCCGCAAGAGGTCCAGCCCGCCGGGCCCAGACGCTTCATCCTGGAACTTCCACAGGCACATATGCCCTTCCCCCAGACATGTCCATGATAGCCAATCGCTGACAAGGTGAAACGAGACAGAACTCAGACTTGAACCGGCTCAGGTCCGACTTTGCGGCCTTGCCGAGCGTGGGCAAAGTGTACAAGACGTTCAGCAGCGACGTCTTCACGGGCGTCAGCGTCGAGACGACAagcgagggcgccgaggacctcaGCATCCTTCTTGGCGCGCGCAACGtgtggccgtcgaggccggtgcagatggccctcgccgagaagggcCGCACCTTCGGCCGGGACGTGTCCGTGGCCAACTACTCCATCCACGGCGCCACCGGCGTCGCGAGGCTCCACGAGCAGGGCATCTTGGGTAAGGGGGTCagggtcgccgtcgtcgattCCGGCGTGGACTACGACCATCCTGCCGTGAGTAGGCCATTTTTCTGTCGTGAGACGACGGATGCTGATACTCGTGTCCAGCTTGGCGGGGGCTTTGGCGAGGGTTTCAAAGTCGTCGGCGGTTATGATCTTGTAGGCGGTTCAGGTAGGACATCGAGCTGGAATTGTTGGAGTAGGATGACTGATCTGTACCACAGAGTGGCCGGTTGAGGGATACTTCAAGAAACCGGACAGCGACCCCTATGAGGAAAGCGAGATAGGGCACGGCACACACGTTACCGGCATCCTTGCGGGACGGTCAGACAGGTAAGACTTCTTATTCATGCTTTCACACCTCGTGAAGGTTTCTGGGATGGCACCATGGCTGACCTATGCATAGCTGGCAAGGCGTGGCACCTGAAGCCAGTATCTTGTCTTACAAGGTCTTTGGGGCCGGAAATGTAACCGGGACTCTATTCTTCTCGACCAACCATCCACCACCGCTGACATTGTGGTTCTAGAGCGGCGGCACGGATGAAGAAACTCTGATCGAggccttcttgatggcgTATGAGGACGGTGTACGTTTCAAACCTAACAAAACACATAACAACCGCCGAGTCTCACCCCCCTTCTAACCACGCTGCAGGCCGATATCGTCACCTCATCGATCGGAGGCCGGGGAGGCTTCTCCAACAACGTCTGGGCCGAGATCGCCTCGCGGCTCGTGGACAGGGGCCTGGTCGTCACCATCTCGGCGGGtaacgacggcgccggcggtgccTTTCTCGCCGACAACGGCCAGTCCGGACGGAACGTGCTCTCCGTGGCCTCGGCCGAGCCGGAGGCCGTCCCCGGGATGCCGTTCGACGTGACGTTCGAGTACGCGAACGGCGACGTCAACACGACGCGCTTCGGCTTCTTCCACGGCAGCCTCGCCCACCCGTTCCCcgtcaacgccaacgccTCGGGCCTGCCCGTCACGGCCCTGTCGTTCGACCCCTACAACGTCACCGTCGGCTGCCGCTTCCTCGGGCCCGACGCGCGGAACCTGTCGGGCTCCCTCGTGCTGGCGCCCAGGGGAGGCTGCAACGGCGCCACGAAGCGGTACGCGCTGCAGTCCGCCGGGGCCGAGCACGTCATGCTCTTCAACGACGGCAGCCTGTTCCCGCTGGAGGGGGACTACGCCACGTTCCGGGTCGAGGGCATCACGGACCAGGCGGCGGGCGTGCAGATCCTCGCGGCGCTCGAGCAGGGCGCCAACGTCACGGCCCGGTTCTTCGACAAGTCGCACGCGTCGCTGGTCAGCCTCCGGaacccggccgtcgtcggctccaAGTTCACCTCGATGGGCGGGCTGTACGACCTCCAGATCAAGCCGGACGTCGCGGCGCCCGGGTCCAACATCTTCTCGACCCTGCCGAGCGGGAAGTACGGCCTCATGTCGGGCacgtcgatggcgacgccgtacgtggccggcatcgccgcgcTCTACATCGGCAAGCACGGCGGCAGGGCGGCCCACGGCCCGGGGTTCGGCAAGAGGCTCTCGGCGCGGATCCTCGCGAGCTGCGACTCGGCCCGCTGGTACGACGGCAACAACATGACGGACTACGGCGTCTGGGCGCCCGTCTTCCAGCTCGGGAACGGGCTGGTCAACGCGACCAAGGTGCTCGACTACCGCTCCGAGCTGTCCTTTGCCAAGTTCGCGCTCAACGACACGGTCAACTTCGTCCCGGAGCACTACGtcaacatcaccaacaacTGCACCCGCCCGGTCACGTACAAGTTCTGTGTCCAGGCTGCCGGTGGGTACGAGGTCCTGGacgacacggcggcggcgtccatcAAGATGGGGCCGCAGTATACGGCTTTCGTCCCGACGGAGGTGACGCCCGTCCCGAACGTGACGTT
This genomic interval carries:
- a CDS encoding U1 snrnp splicing complex subunit yields the protein MAAEQRKLLEQLMGGSASSRGASLSMTDPKVCRSFIVGTCPHDLFTNTKQDLGPCPKQHSEALKAEYEGLSDKEKQKYGFEYDYMRDLQKYIDDCNRRIDSAQRRLEKTPDEIRQTNALLKSISEFGSTIHNGTLEVEILGEMGEVSRAIDEFYRVRQAQQTKVDREKELKALSDTSGPSGHQKLQVCDVCGAYLSRLDNDRRLADHFYGKMHLGYAQMRKTFDAFPKDMRHRQRAPVEDDGMGPGGPRGPRSGGGYRGRGGRGYRGGW
- a CDS encoding Gpi16 subunit, whose translation is MRRFLVIVLASFLASFGLAADYHEQLNLRPLPLSALLASFNFRSNTSLSDFESQNFRYFPRSLGQILQYAGTRELHLRFSLGRWDSESWGSRPWDGQREGGTGVELWAWLEAETDEEADQKWLTLTNALSGLFCASLNFVDGTRTTRPVMSFQPEGDHPEASIPNMQLLHGVLPKEVVCTENLTPFLKLLPCKGKAGISSLLDGHKLFDSSFQSMAIDIKPVCPQGKECILQIEQTIDMVLDIDRSKRPRDNPIPRPPPAHELKCDTTKPYHSDDTCYPLGLTTGQEWTLFQLFGKSIKGTCPLTDDDVPPVCIEVPHSRGVFTSGGATEILNPNGVSRCFKIGSESELEIVLPLEDKEGQDPTKELVEPPTPLIYAERSFTGHGQEHGGMQAILTNPSKDTEVEFIYMESLPWFMRVYLHTLNARIEGSTGSQPSIVEDIYYRPAVDRARGTQLELRMRIPPASTVFLTYDFEKSILRYTEYPPDANRGFDIAAAVITTLSPRTQSTRTTTLLLNLPTPDFSMPYNVIIFTSTAIALAFGGMYNILVRRLVGADEGPSPVLKAKIGALLGKLKGLLSRK
- a CDS encoding subtilase, which encodes MLLRNAVSILSLAGASFARSDFAALPSVGKVYKTFSSDVFTGVSVETTSEGAEDLSILLGARNVWPSRPVQMALAEKGRTFGRDVSVANYSIHGATGVARLHEQGILGKGVRVAVVDSGVDYDHPALGGGFGEGFKVVGGYDLVGGSEWPVEGYFKKPDSDPYEESEIGHGTHVTGILAGRSDSWQGVAPEASILSYKVFGAGNSGGTDEETLIEAFLMAYEDGADIVTSSIGGRGGFSNNVWAEIASRLVDRGLVVTISAGNDGAGGAFLADNGQSGRNVLSVASAEPEAVPGMPFDVTFEYANGDVNTTRFGFFHGSLAHPFPVNANASGLPVTALSFDPYNVTVGCRFLGPDARNLSGSLVLAPRGGCNGATKRYALQSAGAEHVMLFNDGSLFPLEGDYATFRVEGITDQAAGVQILAALEQGANVTARFFDKSHASLVSLRNPAVVGSKFTSMGGLYDLQIKPDVAAPGSNIFSTLPSGKYGLMSGTSMATPYVAGIAALYIGKHGGRAAHGPGFGKRLSARILASCDSARWYDGNNMTDYGVWAPVFQLGNGLVNATKVLDYRSELSFAKFALNDTVNFVPEHYVNITNNCTRPVTYKFCVQAAGGYEVLDDTAAASIKMGPQYTAFVPTEVTPVPNVTFPEGEFVVGPGETREAKFMFAPPKGLNGTVMPLYSGKILVHGSNGEELAVPYMGVASDVRKNFRKMFVDNSPTMYSGRGAIPILHKSNFTFNLSYFEQDFPKLQVRLRYGAQVLRWDIFEVDWKETDWGTYPPIPGKGGFVGMAATWDNDRHTAYFDPDFHDEFDLVRGPLTELSRDDYNYPLYAAWWLGRLANGKKIKAGKYTMRIAALSPFGDATKSGHWDIWRRDFEVIGNQTEPDERRLLPGGVSGF